One Ezakiella massiliensis genomic window, TCTTCTACCATTCTATCTTTAAAGTTTTCAAAAAAATAAAGCATTGTACTGTACATATCTTGCTCAATCTGAAAGCCTTTTACTTCTAGTGCAAGTATTTGGTTTTTTCTATATACATCCTCCAACTTTATCATAACTATACTGCTGATTAGCATTAAAAAACATATAAACCATATCAAGACTGAACCCTTGTATTTTTTAATCATTGTAGACTCCGGACAAAACCTTCCTTATGCTTTCATTTCCAAACTTGTCTTTAATATATATTTCAAAAATACCATCATTATATGAAAGATCAAATTTTTCTATATTTCTAATAATAATATTGTCAGAGAATGCGCTATATGCTAAATTACCTCTGATGGCAGTATTATAAGCCCTATACTTTAATTTACCATTATCATTTTCAAAATAATAATAGTTAATTATTTTCTCTTTATATTTATCTTTTTCTCTATCATCAAAAAGATATGATTCAAAAACATATTGATTATCAGTGCTATTAAACCTATCCTTAATTTCAACTATACTGTATGTATTTGCCATTTTAATTTGATTTGAAATAAAATAAGAAGCATCAAAAAGGTCAAAATAATTTTTGTTATTTTCTTCTGCTTTAGAATTAACTAATACATTTTTAAAAAAAATTAGACCAGTCATTAGTAACGATATAAAGATGATAGAAATTATAACTTCTAGCAAAGTAAAAGCTGATTTACTTTTCTTTGATTGAAAAACGTATTTCAAAATCCTTACCATCCTTATTGTAATCTAACTTATAAGTGCGTATATTCTTATAAGAATTAATTAAGCTAATATTATATAAATCAGATGCCTCTATGCTTCCGTTTGCCTGGCATTGATAAATATAATTTTCAATGTTTAGAAGCTCGGCATTATTTGTGTACAAGTCTTTTTGCTTTTTATTTATTGAGTTCAAACAGAAGGCTATAGAGGAAAAAGAAATTGAGACAACTAAAATAACAATCAAAAGCTCCAATAATGTAAATCCATTTTTCTTTTTTCTTACTTTAGTCACTTTTTTCTTTTACCTCAACTCTAAATTTGGCTATAACAGGAGTGAAGATTATTTCATAATCCTTAAATTCTCCACTTATAAAAAACCTACCTGAATAACTTGGTGCCATAGTTTTGTTAATTTTATAATTAAGTAAATATTGGTCACCATCTGGTCGTTTAAATTTCATTTTACCCTTTAGCTTGTACTCTTTTCTTAAATCTCCAGAAATTATATAAAGTGTCTGCATATCAACTTCTGAAACAAATAACTCCACTTTTCTTTTAGAGCCTGCAGCCATCCTGGAAGCATCAGCCATCGCATTTTTTATTCTCTCAAC contains:
- a CDS encoding prepilin-type N-terminal cleavage/methylation domain-containing protein, which translates into the protein MKSNKKSAFTIIEIIIVLIIISISFLIIFSSRDGYEAYMERREVERIKNAMADASRMAAGSKRKVELFVSEVDMQTLYIISGDLRKEYKLKGKMKFKRPDGDQYLLNYKINKTMAPSYSGRFFISGEFKDYEIIFTPVIAKFRVEVKEKSD
- a CDS encoding prepilin-type N-terminal cleavage/methylation domain-containing protein, yielding MTKVRKKKNGFTLLELLIVILVVSISFSSIAFCLNSINKKQKDLYTNNAELLNIENYIYQCQANGSIEASDLYNISLINSYKNIRTYKLDYNKDGKDFEIRFSIKEK